One genomic segment of Ascochyta rabiei chromosome 20, complete sequence includes these proteins:
- a CDS encoding Amidase — protein MTTSWEDAATKKREAVLALIPAEWRVDNLPSVKQQVDVTEYINQYLSEEELVITESDAEQIVEKTTSGSWTAEKVTRAFCHRAALAHQLLHCIHEIFFEAAIADAKKLDAYFAEHKQPVGALHGLPVSLKDQFHVKDVETTMGYVGWIDTFEGKKGTGKEKVFESEMVRELRASGAVLYCKSSVPHTLMSGETVNNIIGWTQNPKNRNLSSGGSSGGEGALIGIRGSPVGLGTDIGGSIRIPAGFNGLYGLRPSSGRLPYEGMANSMDGQNTVLSVVGPIGPTASSLRLVTKALLSQQPWLHDPLVHEIPWRSEHEHSIQKLLQTISSPVPAEQRLTFGILATDGVVTPTTPVRRALGLVTRALEAAGHSTIPWTPPSHETLNNTSFKTWLFDGGADVRAAFALSGEPMSAQVSLYSAPHPEYTATSIAATNVALRGLRKEHLDYWLSTASQTSTGRPVDAVISPLAPWPAAREQRYKYYGYTTWVNALDYTAVAFPVTRVDAAVDTKTPKEGFEALNAQDREVQDDYDPDIYHGAHVGLQVVGRRLQEEKMLAIAEYIGKLIGA, from the exons ATGACGACATCCTGGGAAGATGCCGCGACGAAGAAGCGTGAAGCCGTTCTCGCGCTGATACCTGCCGAGTGGCGTGTCGACAACTTGCCGTCTGTGAAACAGCAGGTCGATGTCACGGAATACATCAACCAGTACTTGTCCGAGGAAGAGCTGGTGATCACTGAGAGCGATGCAGAGCAGATTGTCGAGAAAACCACATCAGGCTCGTGGACAGCCGAAAAAGTCACGAGAGCCTTCTGCCACAGAGCGGCATTGGCGCACCAGTTG CTTCACTGCATCCACGAGATTTTCTTCGAGGCAGCTATTGCAGATGCGAAGAAGCTTGACGCCTATTTCGCAGAGCACAAGCAACCTGTTGGCGCGCTCCATGGTCTCCCCGTCTCGCTGAAGGATCAGTTCCATGTGAAGGATGTTGAGACAACCATGGGCTACGTAGGCTGGATCGACACGTTCGAAGGCAAAAAGGGGACTGGCAAAGAAAAGGTCTTCGAGAGTGAGATGGTGCGCGAGCTGAGGGCAAGTGGAGCGGTGCTGTACTGCAAGTCGAGCGTTCCGCACACGCTCATGTCTGGTGAAACGGTCAATAACATCATCGGATGGACGCAGAACCCCAAGAATCGCAACCTGAGCAGTGGAGGCAGCTCGGGTGGTGAAGGCGCACTGATCGGAATTCGAGGAT CGCCAGTGGGACTTGGCACCGACATAGGCGGCTCGATCCGCATCCCCGCCGGCTTCAACGGGCTGTACGGCCTACGTCCCTCAAGTGGCCGTCTACCGTACGAAGGCATGGCCAACTCAATGGACGGGCAAAACACCGTACTCTCAGTCGTCGGCCCCATCGGCCCAACCGCCTCATCCCTCCGCCTCGTCACCAAAGCCCTGCTCTCCCAGCAACCATGGCTCCACGACCCCCTCGTCCACGAAATCCCCTGGCGCAGCGAGCACGAGCACTCGATCCAGAAACTCCTGCAGACCATCAGCTCCCCCGTCCCCGCGGAGCAAAGACTAACATTCGGCATCCTCGCCACCGACGGCGTCGTAACCCCAACAACCCCCGTCCGCCGCGCCCTCGGCCTAGTAACGCGCGCCCTCGAAGCCGCCGGGCACTCGACCATCCCATGGACGCCACCCTCGCACGAGACCCTCAACAATACAAGCTTCAAAACCTGGCTCTTCGACGGCGGCGCCGACGTCCGCGCCGCCTTCGCGCTATCCGGCGAACCCATGTCAGCCCAGGTCTCGCTCTACAGCGCCCCGCACCCAGAGTACACGGCTACATCCATCGCAGCGACCAACGTCGCTTTGCGGGGCCTGAGAAAGGAGCACCTGGACTACTGGCTCAGCACTGCGTCGCAGACGAGCACGGGGCGGCCCGTCGACGCGGTCATTAGTCCGCTGGCGCCGTGGCCCGCCGCGAGGGAGCAGAGATACAAGTACTACGGGTACACGACGTGGGTCAACGCGCTGGACTACACGGCCGTGGCGTTCCCAGTCACGAGGGTCGATGCAGCTGTGGACACCAAGACGCCGAAGGAAGGGTTCGAGGCGCTAAATGCGCAGGATCGGGAGGTGCAGGATGATT ATGATCCTGACATTTACCACGGCGCACATGTCGGTCTGCAGGTCGTGGGGCGCAGATTACAGGAGGAGAAGATGTTGGCTATAGCCGAATATATTGGGAAATTGATCGGGGCGTAG